Proteins from a genomic interval of Clostridium sp. 'deep sea':
- a CDS encoding serine hydrolase: MSKAKFEFIHKELNEVDMQNLIPKFEQTINAQYKSINGLMIMRKGFVVYEKYFNGYKQNDNHIIASVTKSFTSALIGIAIDKGLIKSVNEKVVDFFPNYPTDFRDIVKRSITIKQLLTMTAPVPWKYDPLDRLRRQKDWAKYVLDQYSGNQAIGRFKYNTAGTHLLSAIITKATGMCAREFANKHLFTAIGIEPIADHKQVGFSLNDVFSNKNSGWIKDPQGHNTGGWGLNLSVRDMARFGLLYLNNGKWLNKQVISKSWIKESTAMNENKYGYLWWLIDEDNIKGYMAAGSGGNHIFCIPDKDLVVVIASKITMKSKDRLPLLVDCVLPAVLS, from the coding sequence ATGAGTAAAGCTAAGTTTGAGTTTATTCATAAAGAGTTAAATGAAGTAGACATGCAAAATTTGATACCTAAGTTTGAGCAAACTATTAATGCTCAATACAAAAGCATAAATGGCTTAATGATTATGCGTAAAGGCTTTGTGGTTTACGAAAAATACTTTAATGGTTATAAACAAAATGATAACCATATCATTGCCTCTGTAACGAAAAGCTTCACCTCAGCTTTAATTGGCATTGCCATAGATAAAGGTTTAATAAAAAGTGTTAATGAAAAGGTAGTAGACTTTTTTCCTAATTATCCAACTGATTTTAGAGATATTGTAAAACGCTCTATTACTATAAAACAACTTTTAACAATGACTGCTCCCGTACCGTGGAAGTATGATCCATTAGATAGGTTAAGGCGACAAAAAGATTGGGCTAAGTATGTCCTTGATCAATATAGTGGTAATCAGGCAATAGGGAGGTTTAAGTATAATACTGCAGGTACTCATTTATTGTCTGCTATTATCACAAAAGCCACAGGCATGTGTGCCCGCGAGTTTGCCAATAAACATTTGTTTACAGCAATTGGTATAGAGCCAATTGCAGATCATAAACAAGTAGGTTTTAGCCTTAATGATGTCTTTAGCAATAAAAATTCTGGCTGGATCAAAGACCCTCAAGGTCATAATACGGGTGGCTGGGGTTTAAACCTAAGCGTTAGAGATATGGCTCGCTTTGGCTTGTTGTATTTAAACAACGGTAAATGGCTTAATAAGCAAGTAATCTCTAAAAGCTGGATTAAAGAATCTACTGCAATGAATGAGAATAAGTACGGTTATTTATGGTGGTTAATAGATGAAGATAATATTAAAGGATACATGGCAGCAGGCTCAGGTGGCAACCATATCTTCTGTATTCCAGATAAAGATTTAGTAGTTGTAATAGCCTCAAAGATTACTATGAAGTCAAAGGATAGGTTGCCTTTGTTGGTTGACTGTGTTTTACCAGCTGTGCTGTCATAA
- a CDS encoding restriction endonuclease subunit S, protein MYEIKYRKDDEMVDSGVEWLQAIPKEWITRRIQQYFSVRKDKVCDKDYIPLSVTKSGIMKQLENVAKTNNGSNRKKVLTGDFVINSRADRKGSCGVSPYDGSVSLICHVLAPKHNICPFYAHYLFRNYYFSEEFFRWGTGIVDDLWSTNIERMKKINVPIPYFFEQQKISNFLDIKTAQFDSIIVKKELLIKKLEEAKKSLIAEVVTGKVKIVDGKFVKRKSEEMKESKTIYGIIPIRWITSRLKFISTIKARIGWKGLKASEYVDKGYFFLSTPNIKNRNIDFENVNYISKKRYIESPHIKLKKGDILLTKDGSTLGTVNIIRDLKSEGTVNSSIAIIRSKHEINSLYVYYLILSNYTQNNISIVKDGMGVPHLFQKDIKEFDVIIPSDVEMSKIVEFLDCSTLEIECIVNKIKNQIQKLKQAKQSLISEAVTGKIDLRDWQIVKGESI, encoded by the coding sequence ATGTATGAGATAAAGTATCGTAAAGATGATGAAATGGTTGATAGTGGTGTTGAGTGGTTACAAGCCATACCAAAAGAATGGATTACTAGAAGAATTCAACAATATTTTAGTGTTAGAAAAGACAAGGTATGTGATAAAGATTATATACCACTATCCGTAACTAAAAGTGGTATTATGAAGCAGCTTGAGAACGTAGCAAAGACGAATAATGGAAGCAATAGAAAAAAAGTACTCACTGGTGATTTTGTTATCAATAGTCGAGCAGATAGAAAAGGTTCTTGTGGAGTATCTCCATATGATGGTTCTGTATCATTAATATGCCATGTTTTAGCACCAAAACATAACATTTGTCCTTTTTATGCGCATTATTTGTTCAGAAATTATTATTTTTCTGAAGAGTTTTTTAGATGGGGTACAGGAATAGTAGACGACTTATGGTCGACAAATATAGAAAGGATGAAAAAGATTAATGTACCTATACCATATTTTTTTGAACAACAAAAAATATCCAACTTCCTAGACATAAAAACCGCTCAATTTGATTCAATCATAGTAAAAAAAGAGCTTTTAATAAAAAAGCTAGAGGAAGCTAAAAAAAGCCTTATAGCAGAAGTAGTAACAGGCAAGGTTAAAATAGTTGATGGTAAATTTGTAAAAAGAAAATCAGAAGAGATGAAGGAAAGTAAGACAATATATGGGATTATTCCAATCAGGTGGATTACATCAAGACTTAAATTTATTTCAACTATCAAAGCAAGAATTGGATGGAAAGGTTTAAAAGCAAGTGAGTACGTAGACAAAGGTTACTTTTTTTTGTCAACTCCTAATATAAAAAATAGAAATATAGATTTTGAAAATGTTAATTATATAAGTAAGAAAAGATATATAGAATCGCCACATATAAAGTTAAAAAAAGGAGATATTTTATTAACAAAAGATGGAAGTACATTAGGAACTGTTAACATTATTAGAGACCTAAAGTCCGAAGGCACAGTTAATAGTTCTATTGCTATTATTAGGAGTAAACATGAAATCAATTCACTTTACGTATACTACCTTATATTATCAAACTACACCCAAAACAATATAAGTATAGTAAAAGATGGTATGGGAGTACCTCACCTTTTCCAAAAAGATATTAAAGAATTTGATGTTATTATCCCTTCAGATGTTGAAATGAGTAAAATTGTTGAATTTCTAGATTGTAGTACTCTAGAAATAGAATGTATAGTTAATAAAATAAAAAATCAAATCCAAAAACTTAAACAAGCTAAACAAAGCCTAATCTCGGAAGCAGTAACAGGTAAAATAGATTTAAGAGACTGGCAAATTGTGAAAGGAGAATCAATATGA
- a CDS encoding methionine gamma-lyase family protein translates to MSFLALKEILNVNNQLLTLADNALLSCEQSFKEIRETARYNQARVLKSFQEHGVTDMHLQGSTGYGYSDLGRDTLDEIYAEVFYSESAVVRGQFVSGTHAISAAMQGLLLAGDELIFAGGYPYDTLHKVVGWTSDSKHSLLNKGVKVKVINTTKSGDLDTTSIVNNITAKTKMVHFQRSRGYTTRRAWSCAEVEPVFKAIKKVNPNIIIFVDNCYGEFVEKLEPTSVGADVMAGSLIKNPGGGLALWGGYIVGKEQFINDIMDYCVAPGLGRDMGGTQNIIRSFYHGLFLAPHVVGQALMGAVFAANIFEKLNLTVDPKANEQRYDIIQSVNMKNKEQLIAFCEGIQKGSPVDSMANPIPGMLPGYDHEVIMAAGTFIQGASIEFSADAPVIEPYTVYMQGGQMLEHIELGIITALNHMIKKGVLEV, encoded by the coding sequence ATGAGTTTTTTAGCCTTAAAAGAGATATTAAATGTAAATAATCAACTTTTAACTCTTGCAGATAATGCCTTATTAAGCTGCGAGCAAAGCTTTAAAGAGATACGTGAAACAGCAAGGTATAATCAAGCAAGGGTATTAAAATCTTTTCAGGAGCACGGTGTTACAGACATGCATCTACAGGGTAGCACTGGTTATGGCTATAGTGATTTAGGCAGAGATACTCTTGATGAGATATATGCAGAAGTGTTTTATAGCGAGTCAGCAGTAGTAAGAGGTCAGTTTGTTTCTGGTACCCATGCTATCTCGGCAGCTATGCAGGGTTTGTTATTAGCTGGAGACGAGCTAATCTTTGCTGGAGGTTATCCCTACGATACTTTACATAAAGTAGTGGGGTGGACTAGTGACTCTAAACACTCTCTATTAAATAAAGGTGTTAAAGTAAAGGTTATTAATACCACTAAAAGTGGTGATTTAGATACAACTAGTATTGTAAATAACATTACAGCTAAAACTAAAATGGTACATTTTCAACGTTCGCGTGGATATACCACCCGTAGAGCATGGAGTTGTGCTGAGGTAGAGCCTGTATTTAAAGCAATTAAAAAAGTAAACCCTAATATAATTATTTTTGTAGATAACTGCTATGGAGAGTTTGTTGAAAAGCTTGAGCCTACCTCAGTAGGAGCAGACGTGATGGCTGGCTCTTTAATAAAAAACCCTGGTGGTGGTTTAGCACTATGGGGTGGTTATATAGTAGGTAAAGAGCAATTTATAAATGATATTATGGACTACTGTGTAGCACCAGGGTTAGGCAGAGATATGGGTGGAACCCAAAATATTATAAGAAGCTTTTATCACGGCTTATTTTTAGCTCCCCATGTAGTGGGTCAAGCCTTAATGGGGGCGGTTTTTGCTGCCAATATTTTCGAAAAACTAAACCTAACTGTTGATCCTAAAGCAAATGAGCAAAGATACGATATCATTCAGTCAGTAAACATGAAAAATAAAGAGCAATTAATTGCCTTTTGTGAGGGCATTCAAAAGGGTTCACCAGTTGACTCTATGGCTAATCCTATACCAGGAATGTTACCAGGTTATGATCACGAAGTTATAATGGCAGCCGGTACATTTATACAGGGTGCTTCAATAGAATTTTCAGCCGACGCTCCCGTAATTGAGCCTTATACAGTATACATGCAGGGTGGACAAATGTTAGAGCATATAGAGTTAGGCATAATAACTGCACTAAATCACATGATAAAAAAGGGTGTTCTTGAAGTTTAA
- a CDS encoding type I restriction endonuclease: MISNITPENLKERPFQTIIKEYLLNSGYSESFNKDYDKLFAIDKKCLFSFLETTQPKELKRLKEIYKDNYHSKVINNIHRELKTRGVIDVLKHGLKDFGVKLKLVYFKPPTNLNPNQFTLYQQNILSITEELNYIDKKRIDLVIFLNGIPIITMELKNSFTGQSYKNAITQYKTDRSNKEQLFKFKERTIVNFAVDTNEVYMTTKLSGQQTYFLPFNKGIGDGAGNPQVEGKLNTHYLWEEVLQKDSILEILHKFVYIDKKEKTLNNGDKIMTEKVIFPRYHQLNVVRNIIKHVKEYGSGQKYLIQHSAGSGKTNSITWLSHRLASLHNDNNDIIFNGVIVVTDRRVLDKQLQDSIYQLEHKLGVVAKIDKDSNQLVTELEKGTKIIISTIQKFPHILKKLEGTKGKKYAIVIDEAHSSTSGKNIIALKESLTLEQATKLASKEEQEHKDKEDLINEQLERFVDNSHVSFFGFTATPKSTTLRLFGNRREDGKYYPFHSYSMKQAIEEGFILDVLQNYMTYSMYYNVIKKIDTDPAFDKAKATRSIVRYVSLHPHNISQKTEIMIEHFRNSIMPKIGGQAKAMLVTSSRLHAVRYKLAFDDYLKRKKYTDVKTLAAFSGTVKDDEIDYTESNMNNGIADSKLPEHFDEKDIKILIVANKYQTGFDQPKLHTMYVDKKLAGVKAVQTLSRLNRTYAGKEDTFVLDFVNEPEDIKQSFLPFYKVSTLNNDIDPNEIYTLEHEIYSKQVIDKKDVVLFTDFTFQDKHTVKEKAIMNNCVDYAIERLKDFNKEQKLEFRNLLKQFVSFYNLIIQIAPIVDADLHRLSIYARYVIKKIDIESPGNVDITDKVVLQYYKLKKKTEGKISLQSDDDNGLEIQVGNIGMVAEPEADLLSNIIKKLNERYGTDFSNSAKLSIGQIKSNLLSNEDLELKSKVNTYDLFKLAFEKSFMDGVVEEYDKNQSFYGRVLKDKEFRGTLMDLLMFEVYDAFKKKHSA, translated from the coding sequence ATGATAAGTAATATAACTCCTGAAAACCTTAAAGAAAGACCTTTTCAAACTATTATTAAAGAGTATTTACTTAATAGTGGTTATAGTGAGTCTTTTAATAAAGATTACGATAAGTTATTTGCCATAGATAAAAAATGTTTATTCTCCTTTTTAGAAACTACTCAGCCAAAAGAGCTAAAAAGACTCAAAGAAATTTACAAAGATAATTACCATAGCAAAGTTATTAATAATATCCACCGTGAGTTAAAAACTCGTGGTGTTATTGATGTTTTAAAACATGGGCTTAAAGATTTTGGGGTTAAGCTAAAGTTAGTATATTTTAAACCTCCAACCAATCTTAACCCTAATCAATTTACGCTTTACCAACAAAACATTCTCTCTATAACTGAAGAACTAAATTATATAGACAAGAAACGCATTGACTTAGTAATATTCTTAAACGGAATACCAATAATCACAATGGAGCTTAAAAACTCGTTTACAGGGCAGAGTTATAAAAATGCAATTACTCAATATAAAACAGATCGCAGTAATAAAGAGCAACTATTTAAGTTTAAAGAGAGAACTATTGTAAATTTTGCTGTTGATACAAATGAAGTATATATGACAACTAAGCTTAGTGGTCAGCAAACCTATTTTTTACCTTTTAACAAAGGAATAGGTGATGGAGCTGGTAATCCACAAGTTGAAGGCAAGTTAAACACCCATTATTTATGGGAAGAAGTACTGCAAAAAGACTCTATTTTAGAGATTTTACATAAGTTTGTTTACATAGATAAAAAAGAAAAGACCTTAAATAATGGTGATAAAATAATGACTGAAAAAGTTATTTTTCCGAGGTATCATCAGCTTAATGTGGTACGTAATATTATAAAGCATGTTAAAGAGTATGGTTCAGGACAAAAATATTTAATACAACATTCAGCTGGCTCTGGTAAAACTAACTCTATAACATGGCTAAGTCATCGTTTAGCCTCTTTACATAATGATAATAATGACATTATTTTTAATGGAGTTATTGTAGTAACCGATAGAAGGGTGTTAGATAAACAATTACAAGATTCAATCTATCAGCTAGAACATAAATTAGGTGTAGTTGCTAAAATAGATAAAGACTCTAATCAGCTTGTTACAGAGCTTGAAAAAGGCACAAAAATTATTATCAGTACCATTCAAAAATTCCCTCATATTCTTAAAAAATTAGAAGGAACTAAAGGTAAAAAGTATGCAATTGTAATTGATGAAGCTCATTCATCAACATCTGGTAAAAACATTATTGCTTTAAAAGAATCTTTAACGCTTGAGCAAGCTACTAAGTTAGCTAGTAAAGAAGAACAAGAGCATAAAGATAAAGAGGATTTAATTAATGAGCAACTAGAGAGATTTGTAGATAATTCGCATGTGAGTTTCTTTGGCTTTACGGCAACCCCTAAAAGTACTACTTTAAGGTTATTTGGTAACCGAAGAGAAGATGGTAAATATTATCCGTTTCATAGCTATAGTATGAAACAAGCTATTGAAGAGGGCTTTATACTTGATGTGTTACAAAACTACATGACCTATAGTATGTACTATAATGTTATAAAGAAAATAGATACTGACCCCGCTTTTGATAAAGCTAAAGCTACTAGGTCTATTGTTCGATATGTAAGTTTACACCCCCATAATATATCTCAAAAAACTGAAATCATGATAGAGCATTTTCGCAATTCAATTATGCCTAAAATCGGTGGTCAGGCAAAAGCAATGTTAGTAACATCTTCAAGACTTCATGCGGTGAGATATAAATTAGCATTTGACGATTACCTAAAAAGAAAAAAATATACTGATGTAAAAACTTTGGCTGCATTTTCGGGTACAGTTAAAGATGATGAAATAGACTATACTGAATCAAACATGAATAATGGTATAGCAGATAGTAAGCTACCAGAGCATTTTGATGAAAAGGATATTAAAATTTTAATAGTTGCCAATAAATATCAAACTGGATTCGACCAACCCAAGTTACATACCATGTATGTAGATAAAAAGTTGGCTGGTGTAAAGGCAGTGCAAACACTCTCTCGGTTAAACCGAACCTATGCTGGTAAAGAAGATACCTTTGTTTTAGACTTTGTTAATGAGCCAGAAGATATTAAACAATCTTTTTTGCCATTTTACAAGGTTTCAACATTAAATAATGACATAGATCCAAACGAAATCTATACTTTAGAGCATGAAATTTACAGTAAACAAGTAATTGATAAAAAAGATGTAGTTCTATTTACTGATTTTACATTCCAAGATAAACATACAGTAAAAGAAAAAGCAATTATGAATAACTGCGTTGATTATGCTATTGAGAGACTGAAAGATTTCAATAAAGAGCAAAAACTAGAGTTTCGTAACTTATTAAAACAATTTGTTAGCTTTTATAATTTAATTATTCAAATTGCACCTATAGTAGATGCAGATTTACATAGGCTAAGTATTTATGCTCGTTATGTAATAAAAAAGATAGATATCGAAAGCCCTGGTAATGTAGATATTACAGATAAAGTAGTTTTACAATATTATAAACTTAAAAAGAAAACAGAAGGTAAAATTAGCTTACAAAGTGATGATGACAATGGTTTAGAAATTCAAGTTGGTAATATTGGCATGGTTGCTGAGCCAGAGGCAGATTTGCTTAGTAATATCATTAAAAAGTTAAATGAACGGTATGGTACTGATTTTAGTAATTCAGCGAAGCTATCAATCGGTCAGATAAAAAGTAATCTATTATCTAATGAAGATTTAGAACTTAAGTCGAAAGTAAATACTTATGATTTATTTAAGCTAGCTTTTGAAAAGAGTTTTATGGATGGCGTTGTTGAAGAGTATGATAAAAATCAATCTTTTTATGGACGGGTATTAAAAGATAAAGAATTTAGAGGAACCTTAATGGATTTATTAATGTTTGAAGTTTATGATGCCTTTAAGAAAAAACATAGTGCCTAA
- the lexA gene encoding transcriptional repressor LexA encodes MKKSLTKRQEQIYNYICEASQDNGYPPSVREICAKVGLKSSATVYNHLVRLEEKGYIRRDPAKPRAIEILDENVQLLNSGIAKIPLVGRVTAGMPILAQENIEEYFPLPTYMVKSDTMFMLQISGESMIERGINDGDFVIVRQQKIAENGDIVVAMLDDEATVKTFYKESDHVRLQPENPAYPPIIAKNVSILGKVIGLFRQM; translated from the coding sequence ATGAAAAAATCTTTAACCAAGAGACAAGAACAAATTTATAACTACATATGTGAAGCAAGTCAGGACAATGGTTATCCGCCATCAGTTCGAGAGATTTGTGCCAAAGTTGGCTTAAAATCTAGCGCTACTGTTTATAATCATTTGGTTCGGCTTGAAGAAAAAGGCTACATAAGGCGCGACCCTGCCAAGCCAAGAGCAATTGAAATTTTAGATGAAAATGTGCAATTACTTAACTCAGGCATAGCCAAAATACCGTTAGTAGGTAGAGTAACTGCTGGTATGCCAATTCTAGCTCAAGAAAACATAGAAGAGTATTTTCCACTACCCACTTATATGGTGAAAAGTGATACTATGTTTATGCTGCAAATATCCGGCGAAAGTATGATTGAGCGAGGCATTAACGATGGCGACTTTGTAATTGTACGTCAGCAAAAAATTGCTGAAAACGGAGACATAGTTGTTGCTATGCTTGATGATGAAGCTACAGTAAAAACCTTTTACAAAGAAAGCGACCATGTTAGGCTTCAACCCGAAAACCCAGCATATCCACCCATTATTGCTAAAAACGTTTCAATTCTTGGTAAAGTTATAGGTTTATTTAGGCAGATGTAA
- a CDS encoding DUF5655 domain-containing protein gives MGELSLFKINNTNAKKLVPKFVALEKSLQHFIEDNMSEFFAIEFLASEYTTGKVHGGRIDSLGIDENNAPVILEYKRTSNENVINQGLFYLDWLLDHKAEFELLVQRKIGKEVSEKIDWSGARLLCIAGDFNKYDTYAVKQINRNIELIRYRKYEDLILFELVNATQANNKISSSKKSTSHKVKYKDKTFAEQMECLNNSMSDRLDCIREFILNLGDDVQEKETKLYLAFKKIKNFACVTLSPGENLIYLYLKLNPDDYLTDLNNYNELLRDVRHIGHWSTGDFEVKLKNNDDFEMSKKYIEKSYEVN, from the coding sequence ATGGGAGAACTGAGTTTATTTAAAATTAATAATACTAATGCCAAAAAACTAGTGCCTAAATTTGTAGCTCTTGAAAAATCACTACAACATTTTATTGAAGATAATATGAGTGAATTTTTTGCTATTGAGTTTTTAGCATCTGAATACACTACAGGAAAAGTACACGGTGGTAGAATTGATTCTTTAGGTATTGATGAAAATAATGCCCCCGTTATATTGGAGTATAAAAGGACTAGTAATGAAAATGTTATTAATCAGGGTTTGTTTTATTTAGACTGGTTGCTTGACCATAAAGCAGAGTTTGAGTTATTAGTGCAAAGAAAAATAGGAAAAGAAGTATCTGAGAAAATAGACTGGAGCGGTGCAAGATTACTGTGTATTGCTGGAGATTTTAATAAGTATGATACATATGCAGTAAAGCAAATTAATAGAAATATTGAGTTAATTCGATACCGCAAGTATGAGGACTTAATACTCTTTGAATTAGTTAATGCAACACAGGCTAATAATAAAATTAGCTCTAGTAAAAAAAGTACATCACATAAAGTAAAATATAAAGATAAAACATTTGCAGAGCAGATGGAATGTTTAAATAATTCAATGAGTGATAGACTTGATTGTATTCGTGAGTTTATCCTTAACTTAGGTGATGATGTACAGGAAAAAGAGACTAAACTATATTTGGCATTTAAAAAGATTAAGAACTTTGCATGTGTAACACTATCACCAGGAGAGAACTTAATTTACTTGTATTTAAAACTAAATCCAGATGATTATTTAACTGATTTAAATAATTATAATGAATTACTACGTGATGTAAGACATATTGGACATTGGAGTACAGGTGATTTTGAAGTAAAACTTAAAAATAATGATGATTTTGAAATGTCAAAAAAGTACATTGAGAAGAGTTATGAGGTAAATTAA
- a CDS encoding class I SAM-dependent DNA methyltransferase: MQNFNDKVNFIWKIAELLRGPYKPEKYRDVMLPMAVIRRFDCLLKDTKKTVIEKAKTTDIEPILNKTAGFNFSNKSSFINFNSLLNDSSNIKANFENYLQGFSSNVREIIENFDFAKQIKKLDENNLLYLIIKEFSTVDFHPEVVSNTEMGYIFEELIRRFSENAEAGDHYTPREVIKLMVNLIFNGMEDELSTPGSIFTVGDFACGTGGMLSVASKYIKKLNPNAQVEVFGQEINPESYAICKSDILIKGQQAKNIVLGNSFTQDGHSRLKVRFALMNPPFGVDWKKDKHKIVNKEGYSLDNRFIAGTPRTSDGSLLFLQHMVSKMMHDEKGSRMAIIFNGSPLFTGDAGSGESEIRRWLIENDLLEGIIALPTDLFYNTGIATYIWVLTNRKNNNILNGPVRKGKIQLVDATKFYHKMRKSLGSKRNEISEKDIAEITRIYGEFKEGEYCKIFDNKEFGYVKITIERPLKLNFKISEERIENIYAESVFAKLYDEDKLAELQLKKNKQLIKKKELFELEKQTKGKELQANIISTLQQHIGDKLYKNRTNFKKVLNDILKDLKLSNSLTKAVLMGLAERDETADYCYKSKVKEADTTLRDTETIPLSLASLGHSYDTSRQIKREQQNILNYVEREVKPHVKEFWIDHKKTKIGYEIPFTRYFYKYEKLRPFAEIMQEIAELEQKIQTEIKKVLG, encoded by the coding sequence ATGCAAAACTTCAATGATAAGGTGAATTTTATATGGAAGATTGCAGAATTACTACGTGGGCCATATAAACCAGAAAAATATAGAGATGTTATGTTGCCTATGGCAGTTATAAGACGCTTCGATTGTTTACTTAAAGATACAAAAAAAACTGTAATAGAAAAAGCTAAAACAACTGATATTGAACCTATCTTAAATAAAACAGCCGGTTTCAATTTCTCAAATAAATCTAGTTTTATTAATTTTAATAGTTTATTAAATGATTCATCAAATATAAAAGCAAATTTCGAAAACTATCTACAAGGATTTTCTTCAAATGTAAGAGAAATAATTGAGAATTTTGACTTTGCAAAACAGATAAAAAAATTAGATGAAAATAATTTACTATATTTAATTATTAAAGAATTTAGTACTGTAGATTTTCACCCAGAGGTAGTTAGCAATACTGAAATGGGTTACATATTCGAGGAATTAATTAGACGTTTTTCTGAGAATGCCGAAGCAGGTGACCATTATACTCCACGTGAAGTTATAAAGCTAATGGTTAATTTAATATTTAATGGAATGGAAGATGAGTTATCTACACCTGGTAGTATATTTACTGTGGGAGATTTTGCTTGTGGAACTGGTGGTATGCTTTCAGTTGCATCTAAGTATATTAAAAAGTTAAATCCAAATGCTCAAGTAGAGGTTTTTGGTCAGGAGATTAATCCCGAATCTTATGCTATATGTAAGTCGGATATTTTAATAAAAGGGCAACAAGCCAAAAATATAGTTTTAGGCAACTCCTTTACCCAAGATGGACATTCAAGGCTTAAAGTGCGTTTTGCATTAATGAACCCTCCTTTTGGGGTAGATTGGAAAAAAGATAAACATAAAATTGTTAATAAAGAAGGATACAGTTTAGATAACAGATTTATTGCAGGTACACCACGAACTTCTGATGGTTCACTGCTATTTTTACAGCACATGGTTTCAAAAATGATGCACGATGAAAAAGGCTCTCGTATGGCCATAATTTTTAATGGTTCTCCATTGTTTACAGGTGATGCAGGCTCTGGTGAATCGGAAATACGTCGTTGGTTAATTGAAAATGATTTGCTAGAAGGTATTATTGCTTTACCAACTGATTTATTTTATAACACAGGTATTGCTACCTATATTTGGGTGTTAACCAATCGTAAAAACAATAATATTTTAAACGGACCAGTTCGTAAAGGAAAAATACAATTAGTTGATGCTACTAAGTTTTATCATAAAATGCGTAAGTCTTTAGGTAGTAAGCGTAATGAAATAAGTGAAAAAGATATAGCTGAAATCACTCGCATTTACGGAGAGTTTAAAGAGGGTGAATATTGTAAAATATTCGATAATAAAGAGTTTGGTTATGTAAAAATAACAATAGAACGCCCCTTAAAACTTAACTTTAAAATTAGTGAAGAGCGAATTGAAAATATATATGCTGAGTCAGTTTTTGCAAAACTGTATGATGAAGATAAACTAGCAGAATTACAGCTTAAAAAGAATAAACAGCTAATTAAGAAAAAAGAACTATTTGAACTTGAAAAACAAACTAAAGGTAAAGAGCTACAAGCAAACATTATTAGTACATTGCAACAGCATATTGGTGATAAACTGTATAAAAATAGAACCAACTTTAAAAAGGTGCTTAATGATATTTTAAAAGACCTTAAGCTTAGTAATTCTTTAACAAAAGCAGTATTAATGGGTTTAGCAGAGCGAGATGAAACCGCTGATTATTGTTATAAGAGTAAAGTAAAAGAGGCTGACACTACACTACGAGATACCGAAACTATACCTTTGTCTCTAGCTAGTTTAGGTCACAGTTACGATACCTCACGCCAAATTAAACGTGAACAGCAAAATATTTTAAACTATGTTGAACGTGAGGTTAAACCACATGTTAAAGAGTTTTGGATAGACCATAAAAAAACTAAAATTGGTTATGAAATACCTTTTACCCGCTATTTTTATAAATACGAAAAGCTAAGACCATTTGCGGAAATTATGCAAGAGATTGCAGAATTAGAGCAAAAAATTCAAACAGAGATAAAGAAGGTGCTTGGTTAA
- the trmL gene encoding tRNA (uridine(34)/cytosine(34)/5-carboxymethylaminomethyluridine(34)-2'-O)-methyltransferase TrmL, translating into MFNIVLVEPVIPPNTGNIARTCAITGSKLHLVKPLGFSISDKHLKRAGLDYWSSVDVTVHESLEEFLVYMGDADFYLATTKSTNLYTDFKYKPNDYILFGCETKGLPEPLLHKHAERCITLPMKGNLRSLNLSNAAAIVVYEAWRQNGFE; encoded by the coding sequence ATGTTTAATATTGTTTTAGTAGAACCTGTAATACCCCCCAACACTGGCAATATTGCCCGTACGTGCGCAATAACTGGCTCTAAACTGCACTTAGTTAAGCCCCTAGGGTTTTCTATTTCGGATAAACATTTAAAGCGTGCAGGGCTAGATTATTGGTCGAGTGTTGATGTAACCGTACACGAAAGTCTCGAGGAATTTTTAGTGTATATGGGAGATGCAGATTTTTATTTGGCAACAACTAAAAGTACTAACCTATATACAGATTTTAAATATAAACCTAATGATTATATATTGTTTGGCTGCGAAACCAAGGGTTTACCAGAGCCACTGCTTCATAAACACGCCGAGAGATGTATTACCTTACCCATGAAGGGCAATTTAAGGTCGCTAAACTTATCTAATGCAGCAGCAATTGTAGTGTATGAGGCATGGAGACAAAATGGGTTTGAATAA